A genomic segment from Bradyrhizobium diazoefficiens USDA 110 encodes:
- a CDS encoding adenylate/guanylate cyclase domain-containing protein: protein MNCSCCGLEVQSGFAFCPKCGTKQPNACPGCGFPCAPDFAYCPKCGAFVAEVPTGGQASARTSPTTPPIRSSSPPLAPAEEAQAAFRPQLDKIDSEANRRTITVLFADLSGFTAMSERLDPEVMQTLQNGLFEELTAAVQSFGGFVDKFIGDALLALFGAPAAHEDDPERAVRAALDMIDRTARLSERAKAYAGSPLLLHVGINTGHVVAGGLGAGVAKSYSVTGDTVNTAQRLQSMAAPGEVLVGPLTHRLTRHAFSYDSLGEVSLKGKMGSVLVHRLNEPLDTPRAARGLDTLGLNAPLIGRDAELARMIGSLDLACGGAAQLVRLVGEAGIGKTRLVREFVARIRDQDRFAGVAIRQAACSPLGEQSYGTLAAVLRSAYGIAQKAGATEAEAKVAEALSELGLATDEADRLMPLYLHVLGLGDPNAVLRHVEPEQLRRQIFFAIRTVFERRLALSPLLIIVEDLHWADAVSLEALRFLMDRLERTRLMLLFTHRPMLELDLFGSSRISHATLRLPPLGDADGQRLLAAYFSHGWREPPGRLFSRILDRAGGNPLFLEEIIRGLIEAGTLERDGVQWRMTSDEAAADIPASIQALLLARLDRLPHQVRRLAQEAAVIGPRFDAAALGAAATEPARVEAGLELLCDAEIVEEIAGSNSISLRTYRFTQTMLQDVIYQNLLLQRRIELHGRIGGALERLYGHEPERLEDLILLGHHFSLSASKPKGARYLRAAGDRARASYANDDAIRLYQQALAVLLAGGEREPERLVLYERIADLCGAAGRRNTAEEHYQSALEGHRALQDRISEARILRKLGRLLWDAGKRIKAETHYAEAANLLGGIDAPIEWAHLLQERGRLAFRTGDHVAAARWADEALGYARSVPADADKQGGLEAARAIAEALNTKGVALARLGRHEEAVREVEQSVAAAETAGLLNVACRGYTNLGVLYTIIDPAKAVEVCRRGLDVARRIGDLGFQARLLANFAVACCTFTDRCTEEGVPAAEKAIEIDRALDQREHLAVPLIVLGQIHQCHFRPDLAALCYNEAIEVANETGEPQQLFPCYDGLATLSLDRGDMPEADRYFALAHDVCARHGLDPAGLIVLPFLD from the coding sequence ATGAACTGCTCTTGCTGTGGTTTAGAGGTCCAGAGCGGCTTTGCCTTCTGCCCGAAGTGCGGCACGAAGCAACCGAACGCGTGCCCTGGCTGCGGCTTTCCATGCGCGCCGGATTTCGCCTATTGCCCGAAATGCGGCGCCTTCGTCGCTGAGGTCCCCACAGGCGGGCAGGCATCGGCGCGGACGAGCCCGACGACGCCCCCGATCCGGTCCTCCTCTCCGCCGCTCGCGCCAGCGGAGGAGGCTCAAGCCGCATTTCGACCTCAGTTGGACAAGATCGACAGCGAGGCGAACCGCCGCACCATCACCGTGCTGTTTGCCGACCTCAGCGGCTTCACTGCGATGAGCGAGCGGCTCGACCCCGAGGTCATGCAGACGCTTCAAAACGGGTTGTTCGAGGAGTTGACGGCCGCGGTGCAAAGCTTTGGCGGCTTCGTGGACAAATTCATCGGCGATGCGCTGCTTGCTCTGTTTGGTGCGCCGGCGGCGCACGAGGACGACCCAGAGCGGGCGGTGCGCGCTGCTCTCGACATGATCGACCGGACGGCGCGCCTCAGCGAACGCGCGAAGGCGTATGCAGGTTCACCGCTGCTGCTCCATGTCGGCATCAACACCGGGCACGTCGTCGCGGGCGGGCTCGGTGCGGGCGTTGCCAAATCCTATTCGGTGACCGGCGACACGGTGAATACCGCCCAGCGACTACAATCGATGGCGGCTCCGGGCGAGGTACTGGTCGGGCCGTTGACCCACCGTCTGACGCGGCATGCGTTCTCCTATGACTCGCTTGGCGAGGTCTCGCTCAAGGGCAAGATGGGCAGCGTACTGGTCCACCGTCTGAATGAGCCGCTCGACACGCCCCGTGCCGCGCGAGGTCTCGACACGCTGGGCCTCAATGCGCCGTTGATCGGGCGCGACGCCGAGCTTGCGCGCATGATCGGCAGCCTTGATCTCGCGTGCGGCGGCGCGGCTCAACTGGTGCGGCTGGTCGGTGAGGCCGGCATCGGGAAAACGCGCCTGGTCAGGGAGTTCGTCGCCCGCATCCGCGATCAGGATCGATTCGCAGGCGTGGCGATCCGGCAGGCGGCGTGCTCGCCGCTCGGCGAACAGTCCTACGGCACACTCGCCGCCGTGCTGCGCAGCGCCTATGGCATCGCGCAGAAGGCGGGCGCCACAGAGGCGGAGGCGAAGGTCGCCGAAGCGCTATCGGAGCTGGGCCTCGCGACCGACGAGGCCGACCGCCTGATGCCCCTCTATCTGCACGTACTCGGCCTCGGCGACCCCAACGCCGTGCTCAGGCACGTCGAACCCGAACAGCTCCGCCGGCAGATATTCTTCGCGATTCGTACCGTCTTCGAACGCCGCCTGGCACTGTCGCCACTGCTGATCATCGTCGAGGATCTGCATTGGGCCGATGCGGTGTCGCTTGAAGCGTTGCGCTTCCTGATGGACCGACTGGAGCGGACGCGGCTGATGCTGTTGTTTACGCATCGGCCGATGCTGGAACTGGACCTGTTCGGTTCCAGCAGGATCAGTCACGCAACCCTCCGGCTGCCCCCGCTTGGCGACGCCGACGGACAAAGGCTGCTCGCGGCCTATTTCAGTCACGGTTGGCGTGAACCACCGGGACGTCTGTTCAGTCGAATCCTCGATCGCGCCGGCGGCAATCCGCTTTTCCTCGAGGAGATCATACGCGGCCTGATCGAAGCCGGCACCCTGGAGCGCGACGGCGTGCAGTGGCGGATGACGTCGGATGAAGCCGCCGCCGATATTCCGGCAAGCATTCAGGCGTTGTTGCTGGCGCGTCTCGACCGGTTGCCGCATCAGGTGCGCCGCCTGGCACAGGAGGCCGCAGTGATCGGCCCGCGTTTTGATGCGGCTGCTCTCGGTGCGGCGGCAACCGAGCCGGCAAGGGTCGAAGCAGGGCTCGAACTTCTGTGCGACGCGGAAATCGTCGAGGAGATCGCGGGCTCGAATTCGATTTCGCTGCGGACCTACCGCTTCACGCAAACCATGCTTCAGGACGTGATCTATCAAAACCTGCTTCTGCAGCGCCGGATCGAGCTTCATGGACGGATTGGTGGGGCGCTCGAGAGGCTGTATGGCCATGAGCCCGAGCGCCTCGAAGATCTGATACTGCTCGGACATCACTTCAGTCTGAGCGCGAGCAAGCCGAAAGGCGCGCGCTATCTGCGCGCGGCCGGCGATCGCGCACGCGCCAGCTATGCCAATGACGATGCCATCCGTCTCTACCAACAGGCCCTCGCCGTGCTGTTGGCCGGCGGCGAACGGGAGCCGGAACGTCTGGTCCTGTACGAGCGGATCGCGGACCTCTGTGGCGCGGCTGGCCGCCGGAACACGGCCGAGGAGCACTATCAGAGCGCGTTGGAGGGGCACCGCGCCCTACAGGACCGGATCAGCGAAGCGCGAATTCTTCGCAAGCTTGGCCGATTGCTGTGGGACGCCGGCAAGCGGATCAAGGCAGAGACGCATTACGCCGAGGCGGCCAACCTGCTTGGAGGGATCGACGCGCCCATCGAGTGGGCGCATCTCTTGCAGGAGCGCGGCCGTCTCGCGTTTCGGACGGGCGATCACGTGGCCGCCGCAAGATGGGCAGACGAGGCGCTCGGCTATGCACGGTCCGTACCGGCGGACGCGGACAAGCAGGGAGGGCTCGAGGCGGCACGTGCCATTGCGGAGGCCCTCAACACCAAGGGGGTGGCGCTGGCGCGGCTTGGACGACACGAGGAGGCGGTGCGCGAGGTGGAGCAGAGTGTTGCAGCCGCCGAAACAGCCGGCCTCCTCAACGTAGCCTGCCGCGGCTATACCAATCTCGGTGTGCTCTACACGATTATCGACCCGGCGAAAGCCGTGGAGGTCTGCCGGCGTGGACTCGATGTCGCGCGTCGGATCGGGGATCTCGGCTTCCAGGCGCGTCTTCTTGCCAATTTTGCCGTTGCCTGTTGCACCTTCACGGACAGATGTACCGAAGAAGGGGTGCCGGCTGCCGAAAAGGCGATCGAAATCGACCGCGCGCTCGATCAGCGCGAGCATCTCGCCGTGCCCTTGATCGTGCTCGGGCAAATCCATCAATGCCATTTCCGCCCCGATCTGGCCGCCCTCTGCTACAACGAGGCAATCGAGGTGGCGAACGAAACCGGCGAACCGCAGCAGCTTTTTCCATGCTATGATGGTCTCGCCACGCTGAGCCTTGATCGAGGCGACATGCCCGAGGCCGACCGATATTTCGCGCTGGCCCATGATGTCTGCGCCCGCCACGGGCTTGATCCCGCCGGGCTGATCGTACTGCCGTTTCTCGACTAG